The proteins below are encoded in one region of Methanosarcina barkeri 3:
- a CDS encoding helix-turn-helix domain-containing protein, with the protein MNVADKVIKSAFESDEVFQKTLSTVIKEDLNLTAVDFAKKANIPPSTLYKILSGNRDPNIKTLRQIVKTIRDIKETDSGDFIAVIATRSVLDNIVETKKKIAGRLVTIREYSATSMEEAIIAAVNAERDGAKALVCAPIVSPTVEKILNIPVTTMIPKNSLIVAIELALKKME; encoded by the coding sequence ATGAATGTTGCAGACAAAGTTATCAAATCCGCGTTCGAGTCCGATGAGGTTTTCCAAAAAACGCTTTCCACTGTAATAAAAGAGGATCTTAATCTTACTGCAGTGGATTTCGCCAAAAAAGCAAATATCCCTCCGAGTACCCTTTATAAAATCCTGTCAGGGAACCGGGATCCCAATATTAAAACTCTCCGTCAGATCGTGAAAACCATCCGTGATATTAAAGAAACAGACAGTGGAGATTTTATAGCTGTGATTGCAACTCGCTCAGTGCTTGATAACATTGTAGAAACAAAGAAAAAGATAGCTGGTAGGCTGGTCACAATCAGGGAATACTCGGCAACCTCAATGGAAGAAGCCATAATAGCAGCCGTTAACGCTGAAAGAGATGGAGCAAAAGCCCTTGTTTGCGCTCCTATAGTGAGCCCTACAGTTGAAAAGATCCTCAACATTCCAGTAACAACCATGATCCCGAAGAACAGCCTTATAGTTGCTATCGAACTTGCGCTCAAAAAGATGGAGTAA
- a CDS encoding ABC transporter substrate-binding protein: protein MKKLSIIALVLLMVTSIFVSGCASNDDNSNESGVNETSTLTELNIGYQPSTHQIAYMTAAEKGWWKADLAPYGITKIKEYQFPTGAPEMQAMLAGDLDVAYVGAAPVITALSQGLDAKIVAPVQINGSSLVLRNDHKYGSPQDLKGLKIATYPPGTIQDTLLRSWLQKNGLDPEKDVTILGMTPGDAVTAISAKQVDAVFLPHPSPAVVEKENIGRTIVQSGEMEGNHACCVLVVSGKLIREHPEIVEQVVKTHIKATEYNQAHMDEAAKIYSNKTTEDLDTVKKSLQEWDGAWITDPALIENSSVNYSEVQYELGYIPKSLTKEEIFDTSFYDKAMSEK from the coding sequence TTGAAGAAATTAAGCATAATTGCACTTGTTTTATTAATGGTCACATCAATTTTCGTCTCTGGCTGCGCATCTAACGATGATAACAGTAATGAAAGCGGAGTTAATGAGACCTCTACACTTACTGAGCTGAACATTGGATATCAGCCAAGTACCCACCAGATTGCATATATGACTGCAGCTGAAAAAGGATGGTGGAAAGCAGACCTTGCACCATATGGGATTACGAAAATTAAAGAATATCAGTTTCCTACAGGAGCCCCTGAAATGCAGGCAATGCTAGCTGGGGATCTGGATGTTGCCTATGTTGGAGCAGCCCCTGTAATTACAGCTCTCAGCCAGGGACTTGATGCAAAGATTGTTGCACCTGTGCAGATAAACGGTTCAAGTCTTGTTCTTCGTAATGATCACAAATACGGAAGCCCTCAAGACTTAAAGGGTCTTAAGATCGCTACTTACCCACCGGGAACTATTCAGGATACCCTGCTAAGAAGCTGGCTCCAGAAAAATGGGCTTGATCCTGAAAAAGATGTGACAATCCTTGGAATGACACCAGGAGACGCTGTCACCGCTATTTCAGCTAAACAGGTTGATGCTGTATTCCTGCCTCATCCATCTCCGGCAGTTGTAGAAAAAGAAAATATTGGGCGTACCATAGTGCAATCTGGAGAAATGGAAGGAAACCATGCTTGCTGTGTACTTGTCGTAAGTGGAAAACTTATAAGAGAGCACCCCGAGATTGTGGAGCAGGTTGTAAAGACCCATATTAAGGCAACCGAGTATAACCAGGCACATATGGACGAAGCTGCCAAGATTTATTCAAACAAAACCACAGAGGATCTTGACACTGTAAAGAAATCTCTTCAGGAATGGGATGGAGCCTGGATTACAGACCCAGCCTTGATTGAAAACTCATCTGTCAATTACTCAGAGGTTCAGTATGAACTTGGTTATATTCCAAAATCCCTGACCAAGGAAGAAATCTTTGATACAAGCTTCTATGACAAAGCCATGAGTGAGAAATAA
- a CDS encoding ABC transporter permease: protein MNINFIKTTKEKGIEALSLIVAIAIWQLAADVIVQNKFKLPSFYDVIISFSAIVKSGLIFTDIFTSLINFSIGIAGAFVIGIPLGIAMGWFKKVNRAADPIIEILRPIPPIAWIPFAIIWFGLTHQAAGFVVFAGMVFPIIINTYTGFKNVPKVYVEAARVLGCTRNLDLIRYIAIPSAMPSIVAGIRIAMGVGWMCLVAAEMFGSDSGLGYEIWHNYYMHRMDFVLVYMLLLGFVGLLIDRFFRYYVDAKLLRWTSGTVV from the coding sequence ATGAACATTAACTTCATAAAAACAACCAAAGAAAAAGGCATTGAAGCATTATCTCTCATAGTTGCAATTGCAATATGGCAGCTTGCAGCAGACGTGATTGTACAGAATAAATTTAAGCTGCCTAGTTTTTATGATGTGATAATCTCTTTTTCTGCAATTGTAAAGAGTGGGCTAATTTTTACAGATATATTCACAAGCCTAATTAACTTTTCAATTGGTATTGCTGGCGCTTTTGTAATCGGAATTCCCCTTGGAATAGCCATGGGATGGTTCAAAAAAGTAAATAGAGCAGCCGACCCTATAATAGAGATATTACGTCCTATCCCCCCAATTGCCTGGATTCCCTTTGCCATCATATGGTTTGGGCTTACCCACCAGGCTGCAGGCTTTGTTGTGTTTGCAGGTATGGTCTTTCCAATCATTATCAATACATATACTGGCTTTAAGAACGTACCAAAAGTTTATGTTGAAGCCGCAAGAGTTCTTGGTTGTACCCGAAACCTGGATCTTATACGTTATATTGCAATTCCCTCAGCTATGCCATCAATTGTTGCAGGAATCAGAATTGCTATGGGTGTAGGCTGGATGTGCCTTGTAGCTGCAGAAATGTTTGGGAGTGACAGCGGACTCGGATATGAGATATGGCACAATTACTACATGCACAGGATGGATTTCGTACTTGTCTATATGTTGCTGCTCGGATTTGTTGGCCTTTTAATTGACCGTTTCTTCAGGTATTATGTAGACGCAAAACTACTGAGATGGACATCAGGAACTGTGGTATAA
- a CDS encoding ABC transporter ATP-binding protein: MGRVNVKNVSRVFTKKEDNGSMEALHEVSFDVEDGEFICLLGPSGCGKTTLLRIIAGLETQTSGEITLNGIPITGPDPKRGMVFQQYSLFPWRTVIDNVTFGLEMQGISKTEARKQVEKYIDLVGLEQFKNSYPYELSGGMQQRAAIARALANEPEVLLMDEPFGALDAQTRNILQDELLKIWEQKNVTFLFVTHSVDEAVVLSDKIVVMTARPGRIKEIVEVDLPRPRSRTSHEVNLLRDRVLKLLEEERFHK; encoded by the coding sequence ATGGGCAGAGTAAATGTAAAAAATGTTTCACGTGTCTTTACTAAAAAAGAAGATAACGGTAGTATGGAAGCTCTTCATGAAGTTAGCTTTGATGTTGAAGATGGGGAGTTTATCTGCCTTCTGGGGCCCTCTGGCTGTGGAAAAACCACTCTGCTTCGTATAATTGCTGGACTTGAAACCCAGACTTCAGGAGAAATTACACTCAATGGAATTCCTATAACGGGCCCGGACCCCAAAAGAGGAATGGTGTTTCAGCAATATTCATTATTTCCCTGGAGAACAGTTATCGATAATGTTACTTTTGGGCTTGAAATGCAGGGAATCAGTAAGACTGAAGCCAGGAAACAGGTGGAGAAATATATAGACCTTGTTGGCCTGGAGCAGTTCAAAAATAGCTATCCATATGAACTTTCCGGAGGTATGCAGCAGCGTGCAGCCATTGCACGAGCCCTTGCAAATGAGCCCGAAGTCCTTCTTATGGACGAGCCTTTTGGAGCCCTGGATGCCCAAACTAGAAATATCCTCCAGGATGAACTTCTGAAGATATGGGAACAAAAAAACGTGACCTTTCTTTTCGTAACTCATAGTGTGGATGAAGCAGTTGTTCTTTCGGACAAGATAGTGGTAATGACCGCAAGACCGGGAAGAATAAAAGAGATTGTAGAAGTAGACCTTCCTCGACCACGCTCCAGGACAAGTCACGAGGTTAACCTTTTGAGGGATCGTGTCTTGAAACTTCTGGAAGAAGAAAGGTTCCACAAGTAA
- a CDS encoding polymer-forming cytoskeletal protein, with product MVSFIKYHPRSNTYVIEKRAFLYENLTLDGNVIVGQEVKFWKNLTVTGRLELGKGSVVRGNVKARSALVCSRAKILGNIETISELFLLDKAKISAAACQGDIRVRPGCVIDSVKADGTLEIVGKALVRKVEPLTKVVIRGEEQSVFPTNF from the coding sequence ATGGTTAGTTTTATCAAGTACCACCCCAGGTCCAATACTTACGTTATTGAAAAACGAGCTTTTCTTTATGAGAATCTTACTCTGGATGGCAACGTAATTGTCGGGCAGGAAGTGAAGTTTTGGAAGAACCTCACAGTAACTGGCAGGCTTGAACTCGGAAAAGGTTCGGTTGTTAGAGGCAATGTAAAAGCCAGAAGTGCTCTTGTCTGTTCAAGGGCAAAAATTCTGGGTAACATAGAAACAATTTCTGAGCTTTTCCTTCTCGATAAAGCCAAAATAAGCGCTGCAGCCTGCCAGGGAGATATCCGCGTCAGGCCGGGGTGCGTCATTGACTCCGTAAAAGCAGATGGTACGCTTGAGATTGTTGGAAAAGCTCTTGTCAGGAAAGTAGAGCCATTAACGAAAGTTGTTATTCGGGGTGAAGAACAATCGGTTTTTCCAACAAACTTTTAA
- a CDS encoding TRAM domain-containing protein produces the protein MFRDESSSVPVEEGEVYDVTIQDIARQGDGIARIEGFVIFVPGTKVDDNVRIKIERVLPKYGFASLVE, from the coding sequence ATGTTCAGAGACGAAAGTAGCTCTGTTCCTGTTGAAGAAGGCGAAGTTTACGATGTAACTATCCAGGACATCGCTCGTCAGGGAGATGGCATTGCTCGTATTGAAGGTTTTGTTATCTTTGTCCCAGGCACCAAAGTTGACGATAACGTCCGGATTAAAATCGAAAGGGTTCTCCCCAAATACGGTTTCGCCAGCCTCGTTGAATAA
- a CDS encoding TRAM domain-containing protein, producing MFREESRSVPVEEGEVYDVTIQDIARQGDGIARIEGFVIFVPGTKVGDEVRIKVERVLPKFAFASVVE from the coding sequence ATGTTCAGAGAAGAAAGTCGCTCAGTCCCTGTCGAAGAGGGCGAAGTCTACGATGTAACAATTCAGGACATTGCTCGTCAGGGAGACGGCATCGCACGTATTGAAGGTTTTGTTATCTTTGTCCCGGGCACCAAAGTTGGAGACGAAGTCCGGATTAAAGTCGAGAGAGTTCTTCCCAAGTTTGCATTTGCAAGCGTTGTCGAGTAA
- a CDS encoding TRAM domain-containing protein: MFREESRSVPVEEGEVYDVTIQDIARQGDGIARIEGFVVFVPGTKVGDEVRIKVERVLPKFAFASVVE, translated from the coding sequence ATGTTCAGAGAAGAAAGTCGCTCAGTCCCTGTCGAAGAGGGCGAAGTCTACGATGTAACAATTCAGGACATTGCTCGTCAGGGAGACGGCATCGCTCGTATTGAGGGTTTTGTAGTCTTTGTCCCGGGCACCAAAGTTGGTGACGAGGTTCGGATTAAAGTCGAGAGAGTACTTCCCAAATTTGCATTTGCAAGCGTTGTCGAGTAA
- a CDS encoding TRAM domain-containing protein, whose product MFKDERAPVPIEEGETYDVTIQDIARQGDGIARIEGFVVFVPNTSVGDEVQIKIERVLPKFAFASIVE is encoded by the coding sequence ATGTTTAAAGATGAACGTGCTCCTGTGCCCATTGAAGAGGGCGAAACCTACGATGTAACTATTCAGGATATTGCTCGCCAGGGAGACGGCATTGCCCGTATCGAAGGTTTTGTAGTTTTTGTCCCGAATACGAGTGTTGGCGATGAAGTCCAGATTAAGATCGAAAGAGTACTTCCCAAATTTGCGTTTGCAAGCATTGTCGAGTAA
- a CDS encoding ribbon-helix-helix protein, CopG family, translating into MPKVSVEIPQELLDDLNKHVGDNKKFVSQSDAIRTAIRKMLDMMDEIDRRHGRLEK; encoded by the coding sequence ATGCCAAAAGTAAGCGTTGAAATTCCTCAAGAACTTCTGGATGACCTCAACAAGCATGTAGGAGATAATAAAAAATTTGTCAGTCAATCTGATGCTATCCGAACCGCTATTCGAAAAATGCTAGATATGATGGACGAGATCGATAGAAGGCATGGGAGACTCGAGAAGTAA
- a CDS encoding methionine synthase, whose protein sequence is MEEIIFDDIGSYPLPEGVSKEWVQNAFKTRTEDEKLFTVINDAFQQKVDAGVDIPTYPQYQDMNEQFLRIIRDSNCCDSPFEVKLECARIEELEAIEKVAKAYKERVGETLKVRVCVTGPTELYLKEFGGTRYTDIYSLFAKSVNNFVRNSMRSAKNFKIATVSIDEPSIGLNPELAFDENDIISALTSASKAASKWGADVQIHLHSPLYYNLACQVPTINVIGVESAGTPSYLELIDKKTLEDTDSFLRLGIARTDIYTLAGIISEKYCTNVWKDQQYLPEIVSGLETPATITKRLKVYYRRFGNLIKYVGPDCGLGSWPNQKIAFILLSNVAQGIKDFRESL, encoded by the coding sequence ATGGAAGAAATCATCTTTGACGATATTGGGAGTTATCCCCTTCCTGAAGGAGTCAGTAAGGAATGGGTCCAAAATGCCTTTAAAACGAGAACCGAAGATGAGAAACTCTTTACGGTAATCAATGACGCCTTTCAGCAAAAAGTAGATGCAGGTGTTGATATTCCTACCTATCCTCAGTATCAGGATATGAATGAGCAGTTCCTGAGGATTATTCGAGACTCTAATTGCTGTGACAGCCCATTTGAGGTAAAACTTGAGTGCGCCAGGATTGAGGAACTTGAGGCTATAGAGAAGGTTGCAAAAGCCTATAAGGAAAGAGTCGGAGAGACACTCAAGGTTCGGGTCTGTGTAACGGGTCCAACTGAACTTTATCTGAAGGAATTCGGAGGTACACGGTATACTGATATCTATTCTCTTTTTGCAAAAAGCGTGAATAACTTTGTAAGAAATTCCATGCGATCTGCAAAAAATTTCAAAATTGCAACAGTTTCTATTGATGAACCAAGTATAGGGCTGAACCCTGAGCTTGCTTTTGATGAGAACGATATTATTTCTGCTCTTACCAGCGCTTCAAAAGCTGCCAGCAAGTGGGGAGCCGATGTACAGATTCACCTTCATTCTCCTCTCTACTATAACCTTGCCTGTCAAGTCCCCACAATAAACGTCATAGGAGTAGAATCCGCAGGCACGCCCTCTTATCTGGAATTGATAGACAAGAAAACTCTGGAGGATACGGACTCTTTCCTGAGGCTTGGGATTGCAAGAACTGACATCTACACCCTGGCAGGCATCATTAGTGAAAAGTACTGTACTAACGTCTGGAAAGATCAACAATATCTTCCAGAAATTGTTAGCGGGCTTGAGACCCCAGCTACTATAACTAAGAGACTGAAGGTGTACTACAGGCGTTTTGGCAATCTGATAAAGTATGTAGGTCCTGATTGCGGGCTAGGCTCCTGGCCTAACCAGAAAATAGCTTTCATCTTGCTTTCCAATGTAGCTCAGGGTATAAAAGACTTCAGGGAATCTCTCTGA
- a CDS encoding methionine synthase, translating into MQDITFIDGGSLPMPEGITREWVKTAAENRDEDEKLFSMVRDAFRRKIDVGIHVPTYPQFRDMIGQFLDIIKDEKNCYEPYVLKEENAKILELEIIDEVAKQYREETGKMLEVRVCVGGPTDLYLQAFGATGYADAYHILALDIEDFIKQAFVAAKNFKIKVIALDEPSLGINDRIQFSDANIISALTVASTYARKQGADVEIHLHSPLKYKLVCETPINVIGFEYAATPSYLNLLDKKVLEDSNTYVRLGVSRTDISSLIGIINENYGVNVWKEKEYMQKIVTDLETSDVVKKRLETAYSVLGDRIKYASPDCGLAFWPDQELAFKLLENTAKGINEFNAEKKKQGE; encoded by the coding sequence ATGCAAGATATTACTTTTATTGATGGAGGCAGCCTTCCCATGCCTGAAGGTATTACAAGGGAATGGGTGAAGACTGCGGCTGAAAACCGGGATGAAGACGAGAAACTTTTTTCTATGGTAAGGGATGCTTTCCGGAGGAAAATCGATGTGGGAATACATGTACCCACTTATCCTCAGTTCAGGGATATGATAGGACAATTTCTGGACATTATTAAAGATGAAAAGAACTGTTATGAGCCTTATGTACTGAAAGAGGAAAATGCAAAGATCCTTGAGCTGGAGATAATTGACGAGGTTGCAAAACAGTACAGGGAAGAGACAGGAAAAATGCTTGAAGTCAGGGTTTGTGTTGGAGGTCCGACAGATCTCTACCTCCAGGCCTTTGGAGCAACGGGTTATGCGGACGCTTATCATATCCTTGCATTGGATATTGAAGATTTTATAAAACAGGCATTTGTAGCTGCGAAAAATTTCAAAATAAAGGTCATAGCTCTGGATGAGCCGAGTCTCGGGATAAATGACAGAATCCAGTTTTCTGACGCCAATATAATCTCTGCTCTCACAGTCGCTTCTACCTACGCCCGGAAACAGGGAGCTGATGTGGAAATTCATCTGCATTCACCGTTAAAATACAAACTTGTCTGCGAGACCCCAATTAATGTCATCGGTTTTGAGTATGCGGCAACTCCTTCTTACCTTAACCTTCTGGATAAAAAAGTGCTCGAGGATTCAAATACTTATGTCAGGCTCGGAGTTTCGAGAACCGATATTTCCAGTCTTATAGGTATTATCAACGAAAATTATGGGGTCAATGTCTGGAAGGAAAAGGAGTACATGCAAAAAATCGTTACTGACCTGGAAACTTCCGATGTAGTTAAAAAGAGGCTTGAAACGGCATACTCTGTCCTTGGAGACCGGATAAAGTATGCAAGTCCGGACTGTGGGCTGGCTTTCTGGCCGGATCAGGAACTTGCCTTCAAACTTCTAGAAAACACAGCAAAAGGCATTAATGAGTTTAATGCAGAGAAGAAAAAACAGGGAGAATAA
- a CDS encoding type II toxin-antitoxin system RelE/ParE family toxin: MHYQIIWSDPAVNQLRKLDHQLAKRIFHKVSELKEDPFRYVTKLAGSPNYRLRVGDYRVILEIQGRCLKILVLKIGHRRDIYK, from the coding sequence ATGCACTACCAAATCATCTGGTCTGACCCTGCGGTCAATCAGCTCAGAAAACTTGATCATCAGCTGGCAAAACGCATTTTTCATAAGGTCTCTGAGTTGAAGGAGGATCCGTTTCGCTATGTAACAAAATTAGCCGGGTCTCCAAATTATCGTTTGAGGGTCGGTGACTATAGAGTAATCCTGGAGATTCAGGGCAGATGCTTGAAAATACTCGTGCTTAAAATTGGGCACCGACGGGATATCTATAAATAA